From the genome of Segatella hominis, one region includes:
- a CDS encoding pseudouridine synthase encodes MDSEIENKAQGQSTESEGTREGGYNPAGGYQRNYHSNGRPQRPRINSQRAYSSDRGSSNSEGGFRPEGFGAGLQSSNGEHSQQRGGYQPRGGYGRPQGGGYNNNRAGGYQPRQQAGGYRPRYNNNNNDAEGGFQPRQQGGYQPRQQGGYQPRQQGGYQPRQQGGGYNSNRGGGYNSNRGGGYNSNNRGGGYNSNNRGGGYNNNRGGGYNNNRGGYNNNRGGGYRQHTPGYDPNAKYSLKKRIEYKEENFDPTEPLRLNKFLANAGVCSRREADEFIQAGVVTVNGEVVTELGTKILRTDEVKFHDAPVSLEKKVYVLLNKPKDYVTTSDDPQQRKTVMDLVKDVCPERIYPVGRLDRNTTGVLLLTNDGDLASKLTHPKFLKKKVYHVHLDKNITAHDLQQIRDGITLDDGEIKADAVDYADERDKSQVGIEIHSGKNRIVRRIFESLGYRVTKLDRVQFAGLTKKNLRRGDWRFLTEKEVDMLRMGAFE; translated from the coding sequence ATGGATTCAGAAATCGAAAACAAAGCTCAAGGTCAATCTACTGAGAGTGAAGGAACCCGTGAGGGAGGTTATAACCCAGCAGGTGGTTATCAGCGAAATTATCACAGCAACGGACGTCCACAGCGTCCACGTATTAACTCGCAGCGTGCTTATAGCAGCGACAGAGGCAGCAGTAATAGCGAGGGCGGATTCCGCCCAGAAGGCTTCGGCGCAGGCTTGCAGAGCTCAAATGGTGAACATTCACAGCAGCGTGGTGGCTATCAACCACGTGGCGGCTATGGTCGTCCACAGGGTGGTGGCTATAATAACAATCGTGCCGGTGGTTATCAGCCACGTCAGCAGGCAGGTGGTTATCGTCCACGCTACAACAACAATAATAACGATGCTGAAGGCGGTTTCCAGCCACGTCAGCAGGGCGGTTACCAGCCACGTCAGCAGGGCGGTTATCAGCCTCGTCAGCAGGGTGGTTACCAGCCACGTCAGCAGGGTGGCGGCTACAACAGCAACCGTGGTGGCGGTTACAACAGCAACCGTGGTGGTGGCTACAACAGCAACAACCGTGGTGGTGGCTACAACAGCAACAACCGTGGTGGTGGCTACAACAACAACCGTGGTGGTGGCTACAACAACAACCGTGGCGGCTACAACAACAACCGTGGTGGCGGCTATCGTCAGCATACACCAGGCTATGATCCAAATGCAAAGTATAGCCTGAAGAAGCGTATAGAATATAAGGAGGAAAACTTTGATCCAACAGAGCCATTGCGTTTGAACAAGTTCCTTGCCAATGCAGGTGTATGCTCTCGCCGTGAGGCTGATGAGTTCATCCAGGCAGGAGTTGTTACAGTCAATGGTGAGGTTGTAACAGAGTTGGGAACCAAGATTCTCCGCACCGATGAGGTGAAGTTCCACGACGCACCAGTATCATTGGAGAAGAAGGTATATGTATTGCTCAACAAACCAAAGGATTACGTGACAACCAGCGATGATCCTCAGCAGCGCAAGACCGTGATGGATCTTGTCAAGGACGTATGCCCAGAGCGTATCTATCCAGTAGGTCGTCTCGACCGCAACACCACAGGTGTCCTCCTTCTCACCAACGATGGTGATTTGGCAAGTAAGTTGACTCATCCTAAGTTCCTGAAGAAGAAAGTATATCACGTACATCTCGACAAGAACATCACTGCTCATGATTTGCAGCAGATTCGTGATGGTATTACTTTGGATGATGGCGAGATCAAGGCAGACGCAGTAGATTATGCAGACGAGCGCGACAAGTCACAGGTGGGCATCGAAATCCACAGTGGCAAGAACCGTATCGTTCGCCGTATCTTCGAGAGCCTCGGCTACCGTGTCACCAAGCTCGACCGAGTACAGTTTGCTGGTTTGACCAAGAAGAACCTTCGTCGCGGTGACTGGCGTTTCCTCACAGAGAAAGAGGTAGATATGCTCCGCATGGGTGCTTTTGAATAA
- the purB gene encoding adenylosuccinate lyase yields MNLDLLTAISPIDGRYRGKTEALANYYSEFALIRYRVRVEIEYFITLCELPLPQLASFDHALFDRLRDIYRNFDENEAQRVKDIEKITNHDVKAVEYFIKEEFDKIGGLDAYKEFIHFGLTSQDINNTSVPLSVKESLEQVYYPQVEELIAQLQTYADEWKDVPMLAKTHGQPASPTRLGKEIMVYVYRLTEQLNSLKACKITAKFGGATGNYNAHHVAYPQFDWKAFGNKFVSEKLGLEREQYTTQISNYDYLGAIFDAIRRINTIIIDLDRDFWMYISMEYFKQKIKAGEVGSSAMPHKVNPIDFENSEGNLGIANAILQFLALKLPVSRLQRDLTDSTVLRNIGVPLGHGVIAIQSTLKGLRKLILHEEKLQEDLNNTWAVVAEAIQTILRREAYPHPYEALKALTRTNKHMTEETIHEFIQGLNVSDSVKAELMAITPSNYTGI; encoded by the coding sequence ATGAATTTAGATTTGTTGACAGCCATATCACCAATTGATGGCCGTTATAGGGGAAAGACAGAAGCGCTTGCTAATTATTATTCAGAGTTTGCGCTGATTCGTTATCGTGTAAGAGTGGAAATAGAGTATTTCATCACTTTGTGTGAGCTGCCATTGCCGCAGTTGGCATCATTTGACCATGCTCTTTTTGATCGTTTGCGTGACATCTATCGTAATTTTGATGAGAACGAGGCACAACGTGTGAAGGATATTGAAAAAATAACCAATCACGATGTGAAGGCAGTCGAGTATTTTATTAAGGAAGAATTTGATAAGATCGGAGGCTTGGATGCTTATAAGGAATTTATCCATTTCGGTCTTACATCTCAGGATATCAACAATACCAGTGTTCCTCTCTCTGTCAAGGAGTCTCTGGAACAGGTGTACTATCCTCAGGTAGAGGAACTCATTGCTCAGTTGCAGACCTATGCTGATGAGTGGAAGGATGTTCCAATGTTGGCAAAGACTCACGGACAGCCAGCTTCTCCTACTCGTTTGGGTAAGGAAATCATGGTGTATGTCTATCGTCTCACAGAACAGCTCAATTCTTTGAAAGCCTGCAAGATCACTGCCAAGTTTGGTGGTGCTACTGGCAACTACAATGCCCACCACGTAGCTTATCCACAGTTCGACTGGAAGGCATTCGGCAACAAGTTTGTCAGCGAAAAGTTAGGCTTAGAGCGTGAACAATATACTACTCAGATTAGCAATTACGACTATCTGGGTGCCATCTTTGATGCCATTCGTCGTATCAACACCATCATCATCGATTTGGATCGTGATTTCTGGATGTATATCTCCATGGAGTACTTCAAGCAGAAGATCAAGGCAGGTGAGGTAGGTTCCAGTGCGATGCCCCATAAGGTAAACCCTATCGACTTCGAGAACAGTGAGGGTAACTTGGGTATTGCCAATGCCATTCTTCAGTTCCTGGCTCTGAAGTTGCCAGTAAGCCGTTTGCAGCGTGACTTGACCGACAGTACGGTTCTTCGCAACATCGGTGTTCCTTTGGGGCATGGTGTGATTGCTATTCAGAGCACCCTGAAGGGCTTGCGCAAGCTCATCTTGCACGAGGAGAAGTTGCAGGAAGATTTGAACAATACATGGGCAGTAGTGGCTGAGGCTATACAGACTATCTTGCGTCGCGAGGCTTATCCACATCCATACGAAGCACTGAAGGCTTTGACACGTACCAATAAGCACATGACAGAGGAAACCATTCATGAGTTTATCCAGGGATTAAACGTTAGTGATAGCGTGAAGGCAGAATTGATGGCGATTACCCCAAGTAATTATACAGGTATCTAA
- a CDS encoding ATP-binding protein, which produces MENVKRIPYGVSDFVDIIKRNQYYVDKTMYIPKLEEEADSLFFIRPRRFGKSLLLSMMCAYYDINQSDRFEELFGKLWIGSHPTPYRGKFQVLFLDFSKIGGDIKDLKENFNNYCNIRLDNFIERYKRAYRPEIVEKIKSAPTAVDKLNMIDTEAKDANMQLYLIIDEYDNFTNVVLNEHGEKVYWALTHAKGFYREIFKVFKGMFTRIFMTGVSPVTLDDLTSGFNIGWHISTKPAFNQMLGFSAEDVREMFEYFKSAGKVRPDCDVESVIAEMKPWYDNYCFSKNALQTQSKVFNCDMVLYYLRNYAETGEAPEEMIDPNTKTDYNKMKKLLQLDKLDGNRKGVILEIAEKGKIISNLETTFPAETLTNPNMFVSLLFYYGMLTIKGTRGSRLILGIPNNNVRKQYYEYLLEQYEEKASLDTNQLEDYFYDMAYDGKWHDALQFLADSYAKVSSVRDGIEAERNIQGFFMAYLNLNAYYMTAPELELNHGYCDFFLLPDLTHYASKHCYILELKLIPKKEKGMSQETYEAAIQQQWDAAEVQIKHYAEAPRVEALRQGTQLHKIIMQFDGWKLFRMDEVN; this is translated from the coding sequence ATGGAGAATGTGAAACGTATACCTTACGGTGTTTCTGACTTTGTCGATATAATAAAGAGAAATCAATATTATGTTGACAAGACAATGTATATCCCTAAGTTGGAAGAGGAGGCGGATAGCTTGTTCTTCATACGCCCTCGTCGCTTCGGCAAGAGCCTCTTGCTGAGCATGATGTGTGCTTACTATGACATCAACCAGTCTGATAGGTTTGAGGAACTGTTCGGCAAATTATGGATTGGCTCCCATCCAACACCTTACCGAGGAAAGTTTCAGGTCTTGTTCTTGGATTTTTCTAAAATCGGGGGAGATATAAAGGATTTGAAGGAGAATTTCAATAATTATTGCAACATCCGACTCGATAATTTCATAGAAAGATATAAGAGGGCCTACCGCCCTGAAATTGTCGAGAAAATAAAGAGTGCCCCTACCGCAGTGGATAAGCTGAATATGATAGATACCGAAGCAAAGGATGCAAACATGCAGCTATATCTTATCATTGACGAGTATGACAACTTTACCAATGTCGTGCTCAACGAGCATGGCGAGAAGGTGTATTGGGCATTGACCCATGCGAAAGGCTTTTATCGAGAGATTTTCAAGGTGTTCAAGGGTATGTTCACTCGCATCTTCATGACAGGAGTCAGTCCTGTGACCCTGGACGACCTAACCAGTGGCTTCAATATAGGTTGGCACATATCTACAAAGCCAGCCTTCAATCAGATGTTGGGGTTCTCTGCCGAGGATGTACGTGAGATGTTTGAATATTTCAAGAGTGCAGGAAAAGTTCGTCCCGATTGCGATGTAGAATCTGTAATCGCAGAAATGAAGCCTTGGTATGACAACTATTGCTTCTCAAAGAATGCTTTGCAAACCCAAAGCAAGGTATTCAATTGCGACATGGTTCTTTATTATCTTCGGAACTATGCTGAGACTGGCGAAGCTCCTGAAGAGATGATAGACCCAAACACCAAGACTGATTATAACAAGATGAAGAAACTCCTTCAATTGGACAAACTGGATGGCAATCGTAAGGGAGTTATACTAGAAATAGCCGAGAAGGGGAAAATCATATCGAATTTAGAGACGACATTTCCAGCCGAGACTTTGACAAATCCCAATATGTTTGTCAGTCTGTTGTTTTATTATGGAATGTTGACCATCAAGGGTACTCGTGGAAGTCGCCTTATATTGGGCATTCCTAATAATAATGTACGCAAGCAGTACTACGAGTATTTGTTAGAGCAGTATGAAGAAAAGGCTTCCTTGGATACGAATCAACTTGAAGACTATTTTTATGACATGGCCTACGATGGCAAGTGGCATGACGCTTTGCAGTTTCTGGCAGATTCGTACGCCAAAGTATCTTCCGTTCGTGACGGCATCGAGGCGGAGCGAAATATACAAGGTTTCTTCATGGCGTACCTCAACTTGAATGCTTACTACATGACGGCACCAGAGTTGGAATTGAATCATGGTTATTGTGACTTCTTCTTGTTGCCAGACTTGACCCATTATGCCTCCAAGCACTGCTACATCTTGGAATTAAAACTCATCCCCAAAAAAGAAAAAGGTATGAGTCAAGAGACATACGAGGCTGCCATCCAGCAGCAATGGGATGCTGCCGAGGTGCAAATTAAGCATTATGCTGAGGCTCCAAGGGTTGAGGCTCTTCGCCAAGGTACCCAATTGCATAAGATCATCATGCAGTTCGATGGATGGAAACTCTTTCGGATGGATGAAGTAAATTAA
- a CDS encoding ATP-binding protein has product MNKIKEIPYSVSDFIEIIRSNMYYVDKTMYLPKLEEQPRNLFFIRPRRFGKSLWTSMMCAYYDLNRKDEFQELFGNLWIGKHATELHNKFQILYLDFSKIGGDIKELKEKFNSYCNIRLNNFIEKYADAYRPETVESIKKAYSAVDKLNMIDAEAKDANMQLYLIVDEYDNFTNVVLNEHGEKVYWALTHAKGFYREIFKVFKGMFTRIFMTGVSPVTLDDLTSGFNVGWHISTNPKFNQMLGFSTEEVREMFEYFKSFGKVRPDCDIESVIAEMKPWYDNYCFSEDALRTQSKVFNCDMVLYFLRNYAETGEAPKQMIDPNTKTDYNKMKKLLQLDKLDGNRKGIIYEIAEKGEIVSNIETTFPAETLTNPRMFASLLFYYGMLTIKGTRGTKMILGIPNNNVRKQYYEYLLEKYEEKASLDTEALTDNYYDMAYDGKWHDALQFLADSYAKVSSVRDGIEAERNIQGFFMAYLNLNAYYMTAPELELNHGYCDFFLLPDLTHYASKHSYIIELKLIPKREKGMSLEAYEAAIKKQWDDAIEQIMHYAEAPRVEALRQGTQLHKIIMQFNGWKLFRMDEV; this is encoded by the coding sequence ATGAACAAGATAAAGGAAATACCCTATAGTGTCTCTGATTTCATTGAGATAATACGTTCCAACATGTATTATGTGGATAAAACCATGTATCTTCCAAAGTTGGAAGAGCAACCTCGCAATCTGTTTTTCATTCGTCCTCGTCGTTTTGGCAAGAGCCTTTGGACTAGCATGATGTGCGCTTATTATGACCTCAATAGAAAAGATGAATTCCAAGAGTTGTTTGGCAATTTGTGGATTGGAAAGCATGCGACTGAACTTCACAATAAATTCCAAATCCTCTACTTGGATTTCTCGAAAATAGGAGGAGATATCAAGGAATTGAAAGAAAAATTCAACAGTTATTGCAATATAAGGCTCAATAATTTCATTGAAAAGTATGCTGATGCTTATCGGCCTGAAACAGTTGAGAGTATTAAGAAAGCATATAGTGCAGTAGATAAACTAAATATGATAGATGCAGAGGCGAAGGACGCTAATATGCAACTGTATCTTATTGTTGACGAATATGACAACTTTACCAATGTCGTACTCAATGAGCATGGCGAGAAAGTGTATTGGGCATTAACACACGCAAAGGGTTTTTACAGGGAGATATTCAAGGTGTTCAAAGGTATGTTCACTCGTATCTTTATGACGGGAGTCAGCCCTGTTACCTTAGATGATTTAACGAGTGGATTCAATGTAGGTTGGCATATCTCTACAAACCCTAAGTTTAACCAGATGCTTGGCTTTTCCACAGAGGAAGTTCGAGAGATGTTTGAATATTTCAAGAGCTTTGGAAAAGTTCGTCCTGATTGCGATATAGAATCAGTAATCGCAGAGATGAAGCCTTGGTATGACAACTATTGTTTCTCCGAGGATGCATTGCGGACTCAAAGCAAGGTGTTCAATTGTGATATGGTGCTTTATTTTCTTCGAAACTATGCAGAAACAGGAGAAGCCCCAAAGCAGATGATAGACCCGAATACCAAGACGGATTACAATAAAATGAAGAAACTTCTCCAATTGGACAAACTGGATGGTAACCGTAAGGGTATTATCTATGAGATTGCCGAAAAGGGGGAAATCGTATCGAATATAGAAACAACGTTTCCTGCCGAGACTTTGACAAATCCTCGCATGTTTGCTAGTTTGCTTTTCTATTATGGAATGCTGACCATCAAGGGTACTCGTGGAACCAAAATGATATTAGGAATTCCTAATAATAATGTGCGCAAGCAGTATTATGAGTATTTGTTGGAAAAGTACGAAGAAAAGGCCTCTTTAGATACTGAGGCACTAACTGATAATTATTATGACATGGCATACGATGGCAAGTGGCATGACGCTTTGCAGTTCCTGGCAGATTCGTACGCCAAGGTATCTTCCGTTCGTGACGGCATCGAGGCGGAGCGAAATATACAAGGTTTCTTCATGGCGTACCTCAACTTGAATGCTTACTACATGACGGCACCAGAGTTGGAATTGAATCATGGTTATTGTGACTTCTTCCTGTTGCCAGACTTGACCCATTATGCTTCCAAACATAGCTATATCATCGAGTTGAAATTGATTCCCAAGAGAGAGAAGGGAATGAGCCTGGAAGCATACGAGGCAGCCATCAAGAAGCAATGGGATGATGCCATAGAACAAATTATGCATTATGCTGAGGCGCCAAGGGTTGAGGCTCTGCGCCAAGGCACCCAATTGCATAAGATTATCATGCAGTTCAATGGTTGGAAACTCTTTCGAATGGATGAGGTATAG
- the asnS gene encoding asparagine--tRNA ligase, with product MEKVKRTKVVDLLKSTAYDSIVNVKGWVRTHRSSKAVDFIALNDGSTINNIQIVVDPSKVDENQLRQITTGACISVVGTLVESQGAGQSVEIQCESIEIYGLCGGDYPMQKKGQSFEYMRQYAHLRLRTNTFGAVMRIRHNMAMAIHTYFHEHGYFYFNTPLITASDCEGAGQMFQVTTKNLYNLKKTEDGKIDYSDDFFGKQTSLTVSGQLEGELGATALGAIYTFGPTFRAENSNTPRHLAEFWMVEPEVAFLDMDGLMELEEDFIKYCIRWALDHCKDDLAFLNKMIDKGLIARLEGVLNSDFVHLPYTEGIRILQEAIANGKKFEFPCEWGDDLASEHERFLVEEHFKRPVIMTNYPKAIKAFYMKIDEEESGFGGKSGQTVQGTDVLFPQIGEIIGGSVREESYDKLMGEIEARNIPMKDMSWYLDTRKYGSCPHAGFGLGFERLILFVTGMQNIRDVIPFPRTPKNAEF from the coding sequence ATGGAAAAAGTAAAAAGAACTAAAGTCGTAGATTTGCTCAAGAGCACAGCCTACGATTCAATCGTGAATGTAAAGGGATGGGTACGTACCCATCGTAGTAGCAAAGCAGTCGATTTTATCGCTCTTAACGATGGTTCTACTATTAATAATATTCAGATAGTAGTCGACCCATCCAAGGTCGATGAGAATCAGCTCCGTCAGATTACTACAGGTGCTTGCATCAGCGTAGTAGGTACTTTGGTAGAGAGCCAGGGTGCCGGCCAGAGCGTAGAGATCCAGTGCGAAAGCATAGAGATTTACGGACTCTGCGGCGGTGATTATCCAATGCAGAAGAAGGGTCAGAGTTTCGAGTATATGCGTCAGTATGCTCATCTCCGTCTCCGTACCAATACCTTTGGTGCCGTGATGCGCATCCGTCATAACATGGCGATGGCCATCCACACTTACTTCCATGAGCATGGATACTTCTATTTCAACACTCCGCTCATCACAGCGAGCGATTGCGAAGGTGCTGGACAGATGTTCCAGGTAACCACCAAGAACCTCTACAACCTCAAGAAAACAGAGGATGGAAAGATTGACTACTCTGATGATTTCTTCGGAAAGCAGACTTCATTGACCGTTTCCGGTCAGTTGGAGGGTGAGCTGGGTGCTACGGCACTCGGTGCTATCTACACATTCGGTCCAACCTTCCGTGCAGAGAACAGTAATACCCCTCGCCACCTGGCAGAGTTCTGGATGGTAGAGCCAGAGGTAGCTTTCTTGGATATGGACGGTTTGATGGAGTTGGAGGAAGATTTCATCAAGTATTGTATCCGTTGGGCGTTGGATCATTGCAAGGACGATTTGGCATTCCTGAACAAGATGATCGACAAGGGTCTGATAGCCCGTCTGGAAGGCGTCTTGAATTCCGACTTCGTACATCTCCCATATACCGAGGGAATCCGCATCCTGCAGGAAGCAATCGCCAATGGCAAGAAGTTTGAGTTCCCATGCGAGTGGGGTGATGACTTGGCATCTGAGCACGAGCGCTTCCTGGTAGAGGAGCACTTCAAGCGTCCAGTAATCATGACCAACTATCCAAAGGCTATCAAGGCATTCTATATGAAGATAGACGAGGAGGAGAGCGGTTTCGGAGGCAAGAGCGGTCAGACCGTTCAGGGCACCGATGTCCTGTTCCCACAGATTGGTGAGATTATCGGCGGTTCTGTTCGCGAAGAGAGTTATGACAAGCTGATGGGAGAGATAGAGGCTCGCAACATACCTATGAAGGATATGAGCTGGTATCTCGATACCCGCAAGTACGGATCATGCCCACACGCAGGTTTCGGTCTCGGTTTCGAGCGTCTGATCCTCTTCGTAACCGGTATGCAGAACATCCGTGATGTGATTCCATTCCCACGTACACCAAAGAACGCAGAGTTCTAA
- a CDS encoding OmpA family protein has protein sequence MKKSKVLLAAALMGMSTAAMAQATYTDSEENVYTFQKHWFLDLQGGAQYTLGEAKFGDLISPNVQLGLGYQFNPVFGMRLQANGWQSKGGWAAYRDKIGDAPFSADYKFNYVAPGLDFMFNLSNLFCGWNPNRVFNVTAFVGGGANIAWGNDEANEIGAHIKDLDKYNLLYLWDGTKIRPFGRAGLDLEFKVSKSVSIMLEGNANITTDKYNSKNADNPDWYFNALAGLRINLGKSHTKTEPVKEVPAPRPVEEYVKPEPKPAPVEEKKVEEIRRDVFFVINSNKIRESEDAKIKEVVDYLNQYPEAKVVVTGYADAGTGNNTINDRISAKRAAAVVKVLKEKYGIEESRITEDSKGARVQPFSENDKNRVSIMVAK, from the coding sequence ATGAAAAAGTCTAAAGTTTTATTGGCTGCTGCTTTGATGGGTATGAGCACAGCTGCTATGGCTCAGGCCACTTACACAGATTCCGAGGAGAACGTGTACACTTTCCAAAAGCATTGGTTCCTAGACCTCCAAGGTGGTGCTCAGTACACACTCGGCGAAGCTAAGTTTGGTGACTTGATTTCTCCTAACGTACAATTAGGACTTGGTTATCAGTTCAACCCAGTATTCGGCATGCGCCTCCAGGCTAACGGATGGCAGAGCAAGGGTGGATGGGCTGCTTATCGTGATAAAATCGGTGATGCGCCATTCTCTGCTGACTATAAATTCAACTACGTGGCTCCAGGTTTGGATTTCATGTTCAACTTGAGCAATCTCTTCTGTGGCTGGAATCCTAACCGTGTGTTCAACGTGACTGCCTTCGTCGGTGGTGGTGCCAACATCGCCTGGGGTAACGACGAGGCCAATGAAATTGGTGCACACATCAAGGACCTCGACAAGTACAACTTGTTGTATCTCTGGGATGGTACCAAGATACGTCCATTCGGTCGTGCAGGTCTCGACTTAGAGTTTAAGGTAAGCAAGTCTGTAAGCATCATGTTGGAGGGTAATGCCAACATCACTACCGACAAGTACAATTCCAAGAACGCAGACAACCCAGACTGGTACTTCAACGCACTCGCTGGTCTTCGCATCAACCTCGGCAAGAGCCACACCAAGACTGAGCCTGTGAAGGAAGTTCCTGCTCCACGTCCAGTAGAGGAATATGTAAAGCCAGAACCTAAACCAGCTCCAGTAGAGGAGAAGAAGGTTGAGGAGATTCGTCGTGACGTATTCTTCGTTATCAACTCCAATAAGATTCGTGAGTCTGAGGACGCTAAGATCAAGGAAGTAGTTGACTACTTGAACCAGTATCCTGAGGCAAAGGTAGTCGTAACAGGTTATGCAGATGCTGGTACAGGTAACAATACCATCAACGACCGCATTTCTGCTAAGCGTGCTGCAGCTGTAGTAAAGGTTCTCAAAGAGAAATATGGTATTGAAGAATCCAGAATCACTGAGGATTCAAAGGGTGCTCGTGTTCAACCATTCTCTGAGAATGACAAGAACCGTGTTTCTATCATGGTTGCAAAATAA
- a CDS encoding OmpA family protein, with the protein MKSMKNIFLVSALLLGASSAMAATYTDKEGNEYTFKKHAFLDLQGGAQYTLGEAKFGDLISPNVQLGLGYQFNPVFGMRLQVNGWQSKGGWNGFEPQHTGNPYTADYKFKYVAPGVDFMFNLSNLFCGWNPNRVFNVTAFVGGGANIAWGNDEVNDIAKTLKNLNDYNLEYLWDGTKVRPFGRAGLDLEFKVSKSVSIMLEGNANITTDKYNSKKADNPDWYFNALAGLRINLGKSHTKTEPVKEVPAPRPVEEYVKPEPKPAPVEEKKVEEIRRDVFFVINSNKIRESEDAKIKEVVDYLNQYPEAKVVVTGYADAGTGNDRINDAISAKRAAAVVKALKEKYGIEESRITEDSKGARVQPFSENDKNRVSIMVAK; encoded by the coding sequence ATGAAATCAATGAAAAATATTTTTCTAGTTTCTGCATTGTTGTTGGGCGCTAGCTCTGCCATGGCTGCTACCTATACAGACAAGGAGGGTAATGAATATACATTCAAGAAACATGCTTTCCTCGACCTTCAGGGTGGTGCTCAGTACACACTTGGCGAGGCTAAGTTTGGTGACTTGATTTCACCTAACGTTCAGTTGGGACTCGGCTACCAGTTCAACCCTGTATTCGGCATGCGCTTGCAGGTGAATGGCTGGCAGAGCAAGGGTGGCTGGAATGGTTTTGAACCACAGCACACTGGAAACCCTTACACGGCAGACTATAAGTTCAAGTATGTAGCTCCAGGTGTGGACTTCATGTTCAACCTCTCCAACCTCTTTTGCGGTTGGAACCCTAACCGTGTGTTCAATGTAACAGCATTCGTTGGTGGTGGCGCCAACATCGCTTGGGGCAACGACGAGGTCAATGACATCGCCAAGACCCTCAAAAACTTGAATGATTATAACCTCGAATATCTTTGGGATGGCACCAAGGTACGTCCATTCGGTCGTGCAGGTCTCGACTTAGAGTTCAAGGTAAGCAAATCTGTAAGCATCATGTTGGAGGGTAATGCCAACATCACTACCGACAAGTATAACTCCAAGAAGGCAGACAACCCAGACTGGTACTTCAACGCACTCGCAGGTCTTCGCATCAACCTCGGCAAGAGCCACACCAAGACAGAGCCTGTAAAGGAAGTTCCTGCTCCACGTCCAGTAGAGGAGTATGTAAAGCCAGAACCTAAGCCAGCTCCAGTAGAGGAGAAGAAGGTGGAGGAGATTCGTCGTGACGTATTCTTCGTTATCAACTCCAATAAGATTCGTGAGTCTGAGGACGCTAAGATCAAGGAAGTAGTTGACTACTTGAACCAGTATCCTGAGGCAAAGGTAGTCGTAACAGGTTATGCTGATGCTGGTACAGGTAATGACAGAATCAATGATGCGATTTCTGCAAAGCGTGCTGCAGCTGTAGTAAAGGCACTCAAAGAGAAATATGGTATTGAAGAATCCAGAATCACTGAGGATTCTAAGGGTGCTCGTGTTCAACCATTCTCTGAGAATGACAAGAACCGTGTTTCTATCATGGTTGCAAAATAA